Genomic window (Phalacrocorax carbo chromosome 11, bPhaCar2.1, whole genome shotgun sequence):
CACACAGAGTATCAGATTCCTCACAACACGCAGATCCAGCTGCTTTCAAAACTTAGAAGCGAATACTGTCTGTTGTACAACGTGCTAGTTTTGCTTGCTTCCTCTGCCTGAGACGATTTAAATCTATTTCCAGGCAATGGCGCTACCCACTGAGCAACAAACTCGTGCTACTTTTCTTCTGGTCTCTTTAGCCGAGTGTGACCGGCTATTTTCTATAGGTGAAAGCATCAAGAGGAAAGGTAACTAGTGCATCCACAACAAGAGCCAACAGCTGAGCTATGAGCACTCTcttggaaggaggaaagggaactGGACCATCCACACTAATCACTAGACACCTCTTCTCTCTGGGCCTCGTTTCTAAGGTTAAGCAAACTCCATTTTTCCAAAGGGCAAAGATACCTACTTTCAGAAGAGCTCAAGGACCACGGGGCTCAGGGGAAAACAGACACACAGCCTCAGCAGCTCCCTTCTGAACTGCGTGAGGCAGATACTCACTGACACAGGGAGACACTGGTTTCAGTCTCGtgcactgcagaaaaatgtaTCTGGCTCAGGGACATGGAACTTTTTGGCACTTAAGTCTTCTATAGGATCTAATGTTCATAAATTCTTTGGTGACTGTTCCTAGCCTGTAAACATTAGTTGTATGCAACAGTCATCTTTCAAATAGATAAAAGGATAGATCTGTGCTAAAATTTTCAGGTTCATTTCCTACAGCTATGTTTATCAAGAAAGTGaccaaaaaaaagggaaaaaagaaaaaagagaaaaaaaatacagcaacatTCAAAGAAGATGTAAGGCATGAGGTCCTATTAAGATTTCATTTTGATCATTAAGCATAACTATGTTCATTGCCCTTTCTATACAGTTTTCTGGCTTTCAAATATTTGTCTTTGATACACGTGTCCTGATGCTTAGCCTCATTCCAGAGTAAAAGAGCATTTACAGTGTTCTTCTAACATTGTTTTAGCTAAAAATTGCTTGTGCTCGATCGACTGTGAGGGTCAACGCCTTACTCATAGCAACACTGCCATATTCTACCAATGGATCCTCACATTCTTCTCCCCCCAAAATATCCAGGGTAAAGCTTAAGTCAGGACCTGTACGGAAGGCTCTTCTTAATCAGGCATCTCTTACTGACTCTTGTGGCAACTGTGATAAGCAAAACCCGCAAACTCACAACCTTCAGTATAGGTTTAGAAGCTTACTGAAAATTTCCAATACTCACACCCAAAGTTTTGTGAGCATGCAGAACTACGACATTAAGCATACTCAGTAACAGCAAGAGAAGAGCAAGTACTACCTACTCCTGTTTAGGTGCCATTTCTTACCAAAAGTGTTGCCTAATGAGGTAATTCAAATCAATTATTGGTCCATGACTTGGCTGACAGTGATATTAAttctaaataaattattctctGACATTCCCAGGCACTCTTTTACTCTTGCCCTTCCTAGAGAAATATAAATAACTCTCTTCACAACACTGATGTAGTCATATTAGTTCTAATGTCATCGCCTGTATATGTGTCTtagttacatttttcttcccgCAACAGCTTTCCAACTTTCACATCTCTCCAACAGCGCTATTGTGATTGAAGGGGGAATACATTATATGGTCATTACGGAAagattataaaattataatctCACCCGCACAAATTACCCTGCATGAATTCCTTATACATAGCTTGCTACAGTAAGACAGGAGCTTATGCTGGTGAAGTTGTAATTACCTTCTATAGCTAATACAATCTTCCTAGAACACCACAGGTCTTGCATTTGCTAAAAAAGTAGAAATTGCTCGAGTTATGTTAATGTTTTTctataaatagaaaaattgAACACAAGTTCTAGACTAATAATTCCTCTCATACTTCTAACCACCAGTGTGTAATAgatagtattaaaaaaaaaaaacacacaaaaaaacccccagcaaaccaaaaagcaaaaataagaagCAAAACAGATTGCTGAGGGTTAGGACGAAGGTAAGGAAAATAACGTCTATTTGGAGTTTCTTAACATATTGGGATGTTTTTGTAAGCCTTCTGGCAGCTGTTTGTTCTCATTATGAAGTTTCTCTCACGTAAAATAGTTTATTAAAAAGGATGAGACACTGTTCCTAGCTTTCCACTGATGCTCCTGGCAAAGCACAAGCCAAATTAGGTATTGATCCACGGTGTGTAGCTCAAAAACCCTGCAGAGCTATGCAGgatgcagaaacatttttcagaatttgcCCCAGATGTTCCAACAGTCTTTGCTGCACGGCCCATTTATCTTCTCCTGAGGGAGCAGGAATCATTAATATGGAAACCAGATATTAAGCCAATATTTGAGCCACCACCTCCTAGGGAAATAGATTTAGAAATCTACAGAGCTGTGGcagggtttggtgttttgtgggttttttttattttgctatatGAAGATCAAGCATGAACACAGAATTCTAACTTCGGCTTGTCTCAGTTCAAGCTTTCAGCAGTGCCTGCACAATATATAAGCAGCATTTACTCAGTCAGGTTCCTCCTTCAAAAGCAAGGTCTGTACAGGCAAGTTATCCCTCCTGCTCGCAATAGGTACCCGCAGTGAAATTTAACctgcattttgctttctagGATAGACTTAAAGTACCTGGTGAAGGTATTTGTTTGGTTGTAAGCTTCTGTCTTGCTTATCAAAATAAACTGCATGACCTTAATCCCTACAAGTCAAAGTGTAGAAACTGTCATCTTCCATTTCAACCtttccttgcagctctcctATTTCCATACTGTGTAATGGATGGCAGGGTTTCATCTGATTTGTTGTTCACATCCCAAGCGTTCAAGCTATTTAGACAATATTGGTTGTGTTACATGTAAGTTTAATAAAGTTTTATAACACCAAAGACTGCTGTTTAGGAAAGttctttatttcacagaatttcaTCAGCATCGTTTGTTCAGAAAGGCAAAATCTATCCTACTAGTGTCAGAAGCTATCTTGCCAACATCAGCAGGCCACTTTTCAGACTCAGTCTTGTTAGCTCTGCCTTCTAATAACTTAATAGCAGGATTTGCTGTGAGTAAATAGAGATTAAACTAGGCTTCTGTTATAAAATAAGATGGTAAATTGCAAGTGTCAGTGCTACGTGATGGGAGgcaaacagaacagaacaagAAATCTACAGAAGAagcaagaggaaataaaaatagagtCAAAGTACATCCCAGAGAAATATCCAGAGCCATCCATTACACAATAGTGTATTTGCAGAGGTAAGCCTGAAACCAGGCCTGCATTCTGCAAGCAGTCCAGCATACTTCACCGCATACACATATTTAAAGATTCAAAGAAACAGGACAACAATAGATAACAGAACAGCTTTACACACTCAGACCTCACTTGCGTAGACTAGGAAGAGTAAAAATGGATACAATTACCTAAGCAACTGAGCAAACTGCAGTCTACAAAGGGAGAGGTGTAGTTTAGAATCATCTGAAGGAAGAGAATCAGTacccacaaaaaccaaacaaaaaaaccacacacaaatcACAAAGGCTAAGGGGAAAAAGCCACAGACTCTAGAATAAGCCTCCAAAATAAAATCGACTTTAAATGGTTAAAGCATTTTTGGTCCTGTTGCTTGAAAGACTAGGTTCTGAAATAGAAGGAACAACGGCATTTATACAGATCATActgtaaacaaagaaaactgcaagatgttcaaaaatactttaaaatgagCACACTGTTTAATTAACAGTAAGTACAAACAGTTGTTTTGGCACTGTACTTGAAGGAAAGCTAGAGATACACATTTTGTTACCATGCTGATGCCCATACATCCTAGCTGAactattaaaatacaaagtctGCAGTCTTAAATGTAAGTGCAACAGGAAAGAGACTCAAGTTAGAAGTCCCCACTAGCCTTCCACCATTCTTTTAAGTATGGCTCCCAGACCACCTTTTGCTACTTTCAGTGGGGTCAGTTCTTCTTTATTCTCAATGTGAATACTCGCACCATGAGACACCAGCAGCTTTGCCTCCTCCACTCTCTCTTCATCGCAGGCTAAATGACTGTAATAAGAACAAGAAATCCACAGCCACTATTGAACAGTCCAAGCTTATAAAGAGCAGTAATTATGCCTTGTCAAAATGACAGCGTGAATATTGGGGGGGAGATACACCCTAGAACAACAAAAGCACGCGCAACCAACTACCTACACAGATTCCAAAGCTTGCTGTCCAGTCACTCTGTTGTCATTAAGCAACTCAAGAACGTTCCTCCTGCTATTGTCCTCGCAACATTAAGGCACTTCTTTAGAGTAGGATTTGGCTCTGCAGTCAGCAAAGCTAAGGAGCACATAATCCACAGTGAGATTGGAAAATGGTAATCTCTATTTGAATTGAAAGCGATAAACTAAATTGAACGatgcttaaaaataatctgaagtaAAGAGTTACTGCAAATgcagcaaaaatgtttttttcccctttagcaTAGTGTCCTGAGAATAAATGTGTGTATTCCAGGACAATACTGGGTTTTATGTATAGCTAAAACATACTCCTTGATCTTATTCATGGCAAAATCTTGATTGCAGTGTAGGCAAGGCAGAGTTTTGCCACCAACTGCAAAGCAGCTAAAGTTTTACCCTTGGAGATTCAAACTGATCTTCAAGGTAATACCAAACACTGGCCTGATTGTACTTAAATTGCAACCTCTTTTCCTCAGAGAGGTGAGGAAAAACTTCCAAAATTAGTTCTTACTTGGCAGGCCAGAGCAGGCCAGCCTGCAAGACCAGTTTCCTCCAACTTTGATGTCATTAGCTCGCTTTCTACCCTCTAGTGGCAACCAAACATATTCCAAATTATTACAAAAGGTGTTCTACACTTTCTAAGTAGATGTAGTAACACAAATTAAAGTACATATTTACAGACACGCTTCAGCAAAATACTAAGTATGGTTTTCTCAAATCCTTTTTAATTACATAGAGGTGTGAAGCAAGGGAGTATTTTGAggcaagaagaaattaaataaagaaaCTGAAGTAATGGAGCTTCATTTCATAGGCATTATGCTatattcagcaaaataaaaataaaaaattacttacaGAGGAGTATTCCCTTCAGAGTCCCGTATATCAACGGATGCATTGTGCTGCAGAAGGATCTGTACCATTTTTAGGTTTCCTttggctgctgctctgtgtaATGGGGTGGATTCAAAATGATCTGTTGCATCCGGATCAGCTCCATTCTTTAAGAGCATGACCGCAATCTGAATAtgtagaaagagaaaggaggtggggaggaagaggaacagTTACTATAACTAAACACTTCTTCCAAGAGCAACACCACCTCCAGCAGCATAGGCAAACATACCTCCTGCTTATTTTTGGAGGCTGCATAATGCAGGGGCGTACAGCCGTTCTGATTGACAGCATTTACATGAGCACCCTTGGCAATGAGGGCTTTCACAATTTCATCACGGCCGGCCGAAGCAGCAATATGTAAGGGAGTCCAACCAGCCTACAGAggcaagaaaaacacacacattcaaACCAGGAGTTTCAGGCCAAAGACACCCCAGTACTGACTTGACTACTCATTAGTCATACTGCACATATTCTTGTACCTGTAGAGCTAAACATTACTGATTATCACCAGAGAGACAAGTCTCACGTCCCCTCACACACCTGTATTCAGCATCTGACAACAGGTGCCAGTTAAGCGAGAGAAATCACATCTGCTACGGAGTTATGCAAGGTATGTTGCAGGGCACTTCGTCCCTGCAGAATTACCGGTAGTGCTTTTTTAGGAACAAATACGAGTGGCAGAAAAGGGTGTCCAAAAGTTTCTGCAATCTTTTCTATATCCTACTGATATAGAAAAGATACTG
Coding sequences:
- the PSMD10 gene encoding 26S proteasome non-ATPase regulatory subunit 10 codes for the protein MEGAVSDVGICNLAYAGRLEELRAQLLRDRALATRADQDNRTALHWACSAGHTDVADLLLGLGVPVNDKDDAGWTPLHIAASAGRDEIVKALIAKGAHVNAVNQNGCTPLHYAASKNKQEIAVMLLKNGADPDATDHFESTPLHRAAAKGNLKMVQILLQHNASVDIRDSEGNTPLHLACDEERVEEAKLLVSHGASIHIENKEELTPLKVAKGGLGAILKRMVEG